TCCCTGGGGATGGAGAAGGGCTGATAAGGGCGACTGCATCCCAAAAGCTCATCAATCCCCCTCCGTGCATCCCATTACCCGCCCTCAGCACTCCATGCCGGCCTCAAGGAggtggagcaggagctgcctggagcCGAGGATCTGGACGGGGCAGCCCGGGCGCTGATGCGGCTGCAGGACGTCTACGCACTCAGTGTCAAGGGCATGGCCAACGGCGTCTTCCAGCGAGCCGGTGCCAGCCGCCCACCCCTCTACAGCCCCAGCCGGCGCGTCTCCCTCTCCGCCGATGACTGCTTCCACGTGGGCAAGGTGAGAGCGAACCCCGTCAGCCCCCCGCAAAGGTTTTCCAGCCCGGGATGTTGCTTCCGTAGGGATAGGCGTTGGGTTTTCTTCCCACGTGGATGTGGAGGGGCCCCTCTGACTTCCCTTGGGGAAGGGAAGAGCTGAGGTGGTGGCGCGGGGGAGACCTGCTGCCCCAGCATCCCGGTTGGGTACAGGGGTGGCCCCCGCCCGGGGGTAAGAGTGGGTCCGTAAATCCCTGGGTGGGGATTTGGGTGCTCTGAGAGTGGTTTTTGTTCAGGGTGGAGTCCTCTGAGCGTCACTGAAGAGCTGGGATGGAGTGTTGGAgcgtgggatgggatgggatgggatgggatggagatgggatggaatggggatgggatggggactgggatgggatgggatgggatgggacgggatgggacgggatgggatgggatggcataGGGATGGGATAgaatgggatggagatgggatggaatggggatgggataggatgggatgggatgggatgggacgggacgggatgggatgggatgggatgggatgggatgggatgggatgggacgggatggcatgggatggggggacgggatgggatggcatAAGATGGAGGTGGAGGTGCAGACGGAGGTGGGGATGAAAATGGGGATTGAGCAGGATGGACAGGGATGGGAGAGGATGGGGATGGCATGGGAGGGAATAGGGATGGGAAGAGGAAAGCGACAGATTTTGATGGGACCGGATGGGTGGGGATTGCAATGGGATGGGATGACATggcatgggatggggatgggttGGAGATGGGAttgaatgggatgggatggcatggcatggcatggggatgggatggaatggggaTGGGATAGGAAAGGGATTGGATGGGATGGCATGGGGATGGGATAgaatgggatggagatgggattgaatgggatggaatggggatgggatgggatgggatggggcagaGTGGGGATGGGATGCAGGCCAGGCTGGCCCAGCTGGCGGGTCCGGGCAGTGTGCTACCTCGCAGGTGGCCTACGACACGGGCGATTACTACCACTCCATCGCGTGGCTGGAGGAGGCCGTCGGGCTCTTCCGCCTCTCCTACGGCAGCTGGAACCCCGAGGACCGGAGCAGCCTGGAAGATGCTCTAGACCATCTTGCCTTCTCCTACTTCATGGTACGGCTGCGAGTCTCATCTCCATCCCCCCGGTGGCTGGTGGAGCCAGAccgtgggcagggggatgctcaTGGGCTCTCTGCTCCTCCCATGCAGGCTGGAAACATCTCCCACGCCTTGAGCCTCTCCAAGGAGTTTCTCCTCTACGGTATGTGGGGCAACCTTGGATGTGGCAGAAGGCGGGGAGAGGTTTTGGGGTGTTCCCCTCATATCTGCACAGCACCAGCCTCCTTCACCCCACTTCTTGCCCCCACGTGGGGTAAACCTCCAGGAAGCGATGCCAGGGAAGGCGGGGTGATGGGGACACGGCGTTTCGGGTGACACCACCTCTCTGGCAGACCCCAGTAACCAAAGGGTGGCAAGGAACGTGGTCAAGTACgagaagctgctggagacagGGACAGTGGCGAGTGCCGGACCCCTGCGACGCCCCAACGGCACCCGCCTGCAGAGCCGCGACGCCTACGAGGAGCTGTGCCAGCACCCAGGGGGGCAggtggggctggcgggggggacaGACCATGGTCCCCCACCCCACCGCTGTCCCCCCTCACATGCCCCCCTTGGTCCTGtctctccccagccagccccggagCAGCTCCCGCACCTCGGCTGCTCCTATGAGACCAACGGCAGCCCCTacctcctgctccagcctgccaagaAGGAGATGATCCGGATCCGGCCTTACGTGGCTTTGTACCACGATTTCATCAGCGATGCCGAAGCTGAGACCATCAAGGGGTTGGCAGGGCCTTGGGTGagccgtccctgtccccagggatgTCCCTCTTCTGGAGGAAGGTGCCCTAGGACCTGGCGGTCCAGGGTGGACCACCCTGAGCATGCAGAGATAGGAGGGGTTTTAAGCCAGGGCTTAGCcaaagccttctccaggctggaggGTGATGAGCCCAGCTTGGCTCCATCTGAGCCCCCCAAAGGATTGTGGGGAGAAACCAGGTCCATGCATGCACCTAAGCCCCTTCCCAGCCAGCCTTGACTTGGTGAGACCCAACTGCATTGGATCCAACTGCTATCACTGCTTCCATCACCATGGTGGGACACCTTGGGGTGGGGACATTTGGCAACCAACTGGTACAAACCCGTCAATGTGGACCCCATCCAgggtccctgcttgctgtgggggtcCCCATCTGCAGCAACATCCCCCCCCACCATGTGTCCTCCAGCTGCAGAGGTCCGTGGTCGCCtctggggagaagcagcagaaagccgAGTACCGGATCAGCAAGAGGTAGAAGCCACCCACACCCCTTGTCCTCCAGCCAGTGGGACCACCATGGCCCCATTGCCACCACCAAGGTGgcagtgaagccatgctggggaGGCCTGGGTCCTCCAcacccagcagtgccatgagggtTAAGCCCAGCTACACGTGACTTTGGTGGGGCTGAAGGTGGGGTGCCTCCGCAGTGCCTGGCTGAAGGACACCGCCGACCCGGTGGTGCGGGCCTTGGAGCAGCGCATCGCTGCCGTCACCGGCCTGGATCTGCGGCCACCCTACGCCGAGTACCTGCAGGTGGTCAACTATGGGTTGGGAGGCCACTATGAGCCACACTTCGACCATGCCACGGTCAGGGAGCTGCTTGGGTGGTCCTTGGGTTGGTCATGGGGTGGTTCCCGTGGTGCTCTTGGGACGGTCCTTGGGGTGAGCCTGGGATGGTTCCTGGGGTGGTCTTTCAGATGGTCACCAGGGTGGTCCCTGGGATGTTTGTGGAAATGGTCCCTGGGGTGGTCTTTATGGTGGTCTCCGGGCTGGTCCCTCAGATGTTCCTGGGGTGGTCCCCAGGGTGATCTCTGGGCTGGGCCCTCAGATGTTCCTGGAGGTGGACCCTGGGATGGTGCCTGGGATGTtcctgggaagggagggaaggaaagagggaggaaaagaagggaGAGCTTTCCCTGGGGGCAGCTCAGTGCTACCGGCTCTGTTAGAGCGTGAGGTGCCTCCAGGCCAAGCCATATCAGCTTGGGACTGACTGTCCCCAGGGGACTGACCGTCCCCACCTCCTCGCTCTTGGGGCAGTCCAGGAAGAGCCCCCTTTACAGAATGAAGTCAGGCAACAGGATCGCCACCGTCATGATCTACGTGAGTCCCCTGCCATTTCCGGGCCTAGAGAGACCGCACTCGCATGGTCATCAGTAGGGTTCAGAGTGAACAGGGTTGCAGATGGGTGAAGGCAGCCCTGAATCAGGCCGTGGTGGGGTGTTAATGACAGTGAATGCAGAGTATTTAAGAGCTTGTGCCATGTCATAGGGAGGGAAGTGCTGGGGGGGAGGAGCAAGGGAGGTtccgtgcctcggtttccccacaC
The window above is part of the Opisthocomus hoazin isolate bOpiHoa1 chromosome 1, bOpiHoa1.hap1, whole genome shotgun sequence genome. Proteins encoded here:
- the P4HA3 gene encoding prolyl 4-hydroxylase subunit alpha-3 isoform X2 yields the protein MRAAPGLGAALGLGAVLTLLSPPPAPAETFSAMLSVRRALGSEGRLLRRLRAYLRDESRRLRRLARFYEKVQALHQDPKASVDNPLLAFSLIKRLHSDWPNVIYSVEAAENTQALHAGLKEVEQELPGAEDLDGAARALMRLQDVYALSVKGMANGVFQRAGASRPPLYSPSRRVSLSADDCFHVGKVAYDTGDYYHSIAWLEEAVGLFRLSYGSWNPEDRSSLEDALDHLAFSYFMAGNISHALSLSKEFLLYDPSNQRVARNVVKYEKLLETGTVASAGPLRRPNGTRLQSRDAYEELCQHPGGQPAPEQLPHLGCSYETNGSPYLLLQPAKKEMIRIRPYVALYHDFISDAEAETIKGLAGPWLQRSVVASGEKQQKAEYRISKSAWLKDTADPVVRALEQRIAAVTGLDLRPPYAEYLQVVNYGLGGHYEPHFDHATSRKSPLYRMKSGNRIATVMIYLSAVEAGGSTAFIHANFSVPVVKNAALFWWNLRRNGDGDEDTLHAGCPVLAGDKWVANKWIHEHGQEFRRPCGANQQD
- the P4HA3 gene encoding prolyl 4-hydroxylase subunit alpha-3 isoform X6 — encoded protein: MRAAPGLGAALGLGAVLTLLSPPPAPAETFSAMLSVRRALGSEGRLLRRLRAYLRDESRRLRRLARFYEKVQALHQDPKASVDNPLLAFSLIKRLHSDWPNVIYSVEAAENTQALHAGLKEVEQELPGAEDLDGAARALMRLQDVYALSVKGMANGVFQRAGASRPPLYSPSRRVSLSADDCFHVGKCATSQVAYDTGDYYHSIAWLEEAVGLFRLSYGSWNPEDRSSLEDALDHLAFSYFMAGNISHALSLSKEFLLYDPSNQRVARNVVKYEKLLETGTVASAGPLRRPNGTRLQSRDAYEELCQHPGGQPAPEQLPHLGCSYETNGSPYLLLQPAKKEMIRIRPYVALYHDFISDAEAETIKGLAGPWLSAVEAGGSTAFIHANFSVPVVKNAALFWWNLRRNGDGDEDTLHAGCPVLAGDKWVANKWIHEHGQEFRRPCGANQQD
- the P4HA3 gene encoding prolyl 4-hydroxylase subunit alpha-3 isoform X4, whose translation is MRAAPGLGAALGLGAVLTLLSPPPAPAETFSAMLSVRRALGSEGRLLRRLRAYLRDESRRLRRLARFYEKVQALHQDPKASVDNPLLAFSLIKRLHSDWPNVIYSVEAAENTQALHAGLKEVEQELPGAEDLDGAARALMRLQDVYALSVKGMANGVFQRAGASRPPLYSPSRRVSLSADDCFHVGKCATSQVAYDTGDYYHSIAWLEEAVGLFRLSYGSWNPEDRSSLEDALDHLAFSYFMAGNISHALSLSKEFLLYDPSNQRVARNVVKYEKLLETGTVASAGPLRRPNGTRLQSRDAYEELCQHPGGQPAPEQLPHLGCSYETNGSPYLLLQPAKKEMIRIRPYVALYHDFISDAEAETIKGLAGPWLQRSVVASGEKQQKAEYRISKSAWLKDTADPVVRALEQRIAAVTGLDLRPPYAEYLQVVNYGLGGHYEPHFDHATLSAVEAGGSTAFIHANFSVPVVKNAALFWWNLRRNGDGDEDTLHAGCPVLAGDKWVANKWIHEHGQEFRRPCGANQQD
- the P4HA3 gene encoding prolyl 4-hydroxylase subunit alpha-3 isoform X1, which produces MRAAPGLGAALGLGAVLTLLSPPPAPAETFSAMLSVRRALGSEGRLLRRLRAYLRDESRRLRRLARFYEKVQALHQDPKASVDNPLLAFSLIKRLHSDWPNVIYSVEAAENTQALHAGLKEVEQELPGAEDLDGAARALMRLQDVYALSVKGMANGVFQRAGASRPPLYSPSRRVSLSADDCFHVGKCATSQVAYDTGDYYHSIAWLEEAVGLFRLSYGSWNPEDRSSLEDALDHLAFSYFMAGNISHALSLSKEFLLYDPSNQRVARNVVKYEKLLETGTVASAGPLRRPNGTRLQSRDAYEELCQHPGGQPAPEQLPHLGCSYETNGSPYLLLQPAKKEMIRIRPYVALYHDFISDAEAETIKGLAGPWLQRSVVASGEKQQKAEYRISKSAWLKDTADPVVRALEQRIAAVTGLDLRPPYAEYLQVVNYGLGGHYEPHFDHATSRKSPLYRMKSGNRIATVMIYLSAVEAGGSTAFIHANFSVPVVKNAALFWWNLRRNGDGDEDTLHAGCPVLAGDKWVANKWIHEHGQEFRRPCGANQQD
- the P4HA3 gene encoding prolyl 4-hydroxylase subunit alpha-3 isoform X3 is translated as MRAAPGLGAALGLGAVLTLLSPPPAPAETFSAMLSVRRALGSEGRLLRRLRAYLRDESRRLRRLARFYEKVQALHQDPKASVDNPLLAFSLIKRLHSDWPNVIYSVEAAENTQALHAGLKEVEQELPGAEDLDGAARALMRLQDVYALSVKGMANGVFQRAGASRPPLYSPSRRVSLSADDCFHVGKCATSQVAYDTGDYYHSIAWLEEAVGLFRLSYGSWNPEDRSSLEDALDHLAFSYFMAGNISHALSLSKEFLLYDPSNQRVARNVVKYEKLLETGTVASAGPLRRPNGTRLQSRDAYEELCQHPGGQPAPEQLPHLGCSYETNGSPYLLLQPAKKEMIRIRPYVALYHDFISDAEAETIKGLAGPWLQRSVVASGEKQQKAEYRISKSAWLKDTADPVVRALEQRIAAVTGLDLRPPYAEYLQSRKSPLYRMKSGNRIATVMIYLSAVEAGGSTAFIHANFSVPVVKNAALFWWNLRRNGDGDEDTLHAGCPVLAGDKWVANKWIHEHGQEFRRPCGANQQD
- the P4HA3 gene encoding prolyl 4-hydroxylase subunit alpha-3 isoform X5 translates to MRAAPGLGAALGLGAVLTLLSPPPAPAETFSAMLSVRRALGSEGRLLRRLRAYLRDESRRLRRLARFYEKVQALHQDPKASVDNPLLAFSLIKRLHSDWPNVIYSVEAAENTQALHAGLKEVEQELPGAEDLDGAARALMRLQDVYALSVKGMANGVFQRAGASRPPLYSPSRRVSLSADDCFHVGKCATSQVAYDTGDYYHSIAWLEEAVGLFRLSYGSWNPEDRSSLEDALDHLAFSYFMAGNISHALSLSKEFLLYDPSNQRVARNVVKYEKLLETGTVASAGPLRRPNGTRLQSRDAYEELCQHPGGQPAPEQLPHLGCSYETNGSPYLLLQPAKKEMIRIRPYVALYHDFISDAEAETIKGLAGPWLQRSVVASGEKQQKAEYRISKSAWLKDTADPVVRALEQRIAAVTGLDLRPPYAEYLQVVNYGLGGHYEPHFDHATAKPYQLGTDCPQGTDRPHLLALGAVQEEPPLQNEVRQQDRHRHDLPERGGGRRLHRLHPRQLQRARG